A window from Aquabacterium sp. NJ1 encodes these proteins:
- the erpA gene encoding iron-sulfur cluster insertion protein ErpA, producing MESTMTASVGSDMPPPAPLSFSAAAAAKVSELIADEGNPQLKLRLYVTGGGCSGFSYGFAFDDQLNEDDTRIDKDGVTMVVDAMSLQYLMGADIDYEDGLEGSRFVIHNPNAQTTCGCGSSFSM from the coding sequence ATGGAATCGACCATGACCGCCTCTGTGGGCAGCGACATGCCCCCGCCCGCCCCCCTGAGCTTCAGCGCCGCCGCAGCCGCCAAGGTCAGCGAACTGATTGCCGACGAAGGCAACCCCCAGCTCAAGCTGCGCCTGTACGTGACAGGCGGTGGCTGCTCGGGTTTCTCGTATGGCTTTGCCTTCGACGACCAGCTCAATGAAGACGACACCCGCATCGACAAAGATGGCGTGACCATGGTCGTGGATGCCATGAGCCTGCAATACCTGATGGGTGCCGACATCGACTACGAAGACGGGCTCGAAGGCTCGCGCTTCGTGATCCACAACCCCAACGCGCAGACCACCTGCGGTTGCGGCAGTTCGTTCTCGATGTGA
- the iscA gene encoding iron-sulfur cluster assembly protein IscA, with the protein MAITMTEAAARHVQKSIDKRGKGLGLRLAVKTSGCSGLSYAIEFADETSPEDVSFESHGLQLLVDQKSLPFLDGTQLDFVREGLNEGFKFNNPNSKAECGCGESFAV; encoded by the coding sequence ATGGCGATCACGATGACCGAGGCGGCTGCCCGCCATGTTCAGAAATCCATCGACAAGCGCGGCAAGGGCCTGGGCCTGCGCCTGGCCGTGAAGACCAGCGGTTGCTCGGGCTTGTCGTATGCGATCGAGTTCGCCGACGAGACCTCACCAGAGGACGTCAGCTTTGAAAGCCACGGCCTGCAGTTGCTGGTCGACCAGAAGAGCCTGCCCTTCCTGGATGGCACGCAACTCGACTTCGTGCGCGAGGGCCTCAACGAAGGCTTCAAGTTCAACAACCCGAACTCCAAGGCCGAGTGCGGCTGCGGCGAGAGCTTCGCTGTCTGA